A single window of Solanum dulcamara chromosome 5, daSolDulc1.2, whole genome shotgun sequence DNA harbors:
- the LOC129888804 gene encoding CAX-interacting protein 4, which yields MPATAGRVRMPANNRVHSSAALQTHGIWQSAIGYDPYAPSKDEDKKSSTQKASSAADPENAYASFQGLLALARITGSNADETRGACKRCGRVGHLTFQCRNFVSVKDDNKDKDAEAIEAAVLSGLEKIKGHCSKMKGKAENEESTEEEEESESSDSDYDSEMERAIAEKYGKKVSSKLKSSSKKHKKKDSDDDDDDESDSGKRKMRGRSKRRRSGKKRGHSDSEDDDEDKERRKRRREKRRKRDDSSDEEEDRRRRRKSRKEKRRRRSHRHVDSSAESSDESPPRHKRRSRRAAASASDSDASNSDDARVGRDKKRSEKRSRKRHDDEE from the coding sequence ATGCCGGCCACAGCAGGTAGGGTTCGCATGCCTGCGAACAATAGGGTTCACAGTAGTGCAGCCCTACAGACGCACGGCATCTGGCAAAGTGCTATTGGTTATGACCCATATGCTCCTAGCAAGGATGAAGACAAGAAATCATCTACCCAGAAAGCGTCGTCGGCTGCAGATCCCGAAAATGCTTATGCGAGCTTTCAGGGTTTGCTTGCACTTGCTCGAATCACTGGATCCAATGCTGATGAGACCCGTGGAGCATGCAAGAGGTGTGGGCGGGTTGGCCACCTCACTTTCCAGTGTAGGAATTTCGTGAGTGTTAAGGATGACAACAAGGATAAGGATGCAGAGGCAATTGAAGCTGCTGTGTTGTCTGGATTAGAGAAGATTAAGGGACATTGTTCTAAGATGAAGGGGAAAGCAGAAAATGAGGAGAGCActgaagaagaggaggagagTGAGAGTTCTGATTCGGATTACGATTCTGAAATGGAGAGGGCAATTGCTGAGAAGTATGGTAAGAAGGTGAGTAGTAAGTTAAAGTCATCATCTAAGAAGCACAAGAAGAAAGATtccgatgatgatgatgatgacgagTCAGACTCTGGAAAAAGGAAAATGAGGGGTAGATCAAAGAGGAGGAGGAGTGGGAAGAAGAGAGGACACAGTGATTCGGAGGATGATGATGAGGATAAGGAGCGCAGGAAGAGGAGGAGGGAAAAAAGGAGGAAACGGGATGACTCCTCAGATGAGGAGGAGGATCGTCGAAGGAGGAGAAAAAGTAGGAAggagaagaggaggaggagaagtCATAGACATGTGGACAGTTCTGCTGAATCAAGTGATGAATCTCCTCCAAGGCACAAGCGTAGGAGCAGAAGAGCAGCAGCCTCAGCGTCTGATTCTGATGCCAGCAACTCTGATGATGCACGAGTAGGCAGGGACAAAAAACGTTCTGAGAAGAGGAGCAGGAAACGACATGATGATGAAGAGTAG
- the LOC129888803 gene encoding disease resistance protein RPM1-like gives MAESAVKILIMSIEFVLDNPGYVIGGVRREISKVKLELESIGSFIKDAEKCKDQNEGVCVWVVQVRDVAFEAEDIIDEFLYHVDSMKKGGFGGRLAGVFYLPKVLWLRYKTALELSRIRSEIKDIAKRSKRYDLSHMEASSNVGSNSHNSCSCVQNIGESSLFIQNDEVVGIDHVRDSLLSSLEGEEAHRIVISVAGMGGSGKTTLVAKAYTSLTVKKNFDCCAWVSVSQNNTIEDLLKKLISEFFDEKEDLIPKNLKSMDYRQLVETLVKFLNKKRYIVVFDDVWNNNFWRQISVALPDDKNRSRIIITTRNEDIAAYPYGPGGTHVFGSKPLADDYAWMLFCNKAFSSQPNCKCPPELEKIGRKLAKTCEGLPLALVALGGLMGSKDRSEMKWREVYDSLSWHISNNKLLDEVKTVMLLSFNDLPYYLKNCFLYCCRFPMGEWIGAGRLIRMWMAEGFLEEKNSLNPEEVGKIYLKELISRNLLQVVKHQSFIRPKVCKLHDLMWELARSISEKEKFLSICSEVELEKDEIRARRLSVHNVDGTLKMNGDLTHVRSFSMFNFKGESKFLLDDLLSRFRLLRVLELNEAKVDTLPNELGKLFNLRYLSLSGTGIKELPTSVNRLRNLQTLDIRRTEVNVLPNGITELHNLRHLLAYGKEIAAEHFAYVRGVQVPGKLWKLKNLQVLNCIEASADIAHKIRKMTKLRRIELTNVKEAYMKNLCSSIDKLKFLHHLLLMTVDANAILKLDDLSETPLIFRKVTLVGRMCKVPRWFSSMPNVMHLHLHWSQLPEDQDPIPCISQLPSLEHLVLVNAYTSKKQLLFKSGFQKLEDLHVSCLPELDKMVFLEGVMPKLARLHIHDCPKLKEVPQGLDYLTHLEQMNLKAASLELVENIRGKGSSNRSKAGRIPSIKHYYEVDGVNSYESLASNTLCPTD, from the exons atggcTGAATCTGCCGTGAAAATCTTGATAATGAGCATCGAGTTTGTTCTTGACAATCCAGGATATGTGATTGGAGGAGTTCGTCGAGAGATCTCGAAGGTGAAACTTGAGCTAGAGAGCATAGGTTCATTCATAAAAGATGCTGAGAAGTGCAAGGACCAGAATGAAGGTGTGTGTGTTTGGGTAGTACAGGTTAGGGATGTAGCATTTGAAGCTGAAGATATCATCGATGAGTTCTTGTATCATGTGGATAGCATGAAAAAGGGCGGTTTTGGAGGGCGTCTAGCTGGTGTGTTTTACCTTCCAAAGGTACTATGGTTGAGGTACAAAACTGCCCTGGAGTTGAGTAGAATCAGATCTGAGATTAAAGACATTGCGAAACGAAGCAAGAGGTATGATCTAAGTCACATGGAAGCATCCTCGAACGTTGGATCAAATTCACATAATTCTTGTAGTTGTGTGCAAAATATTGGAGAATCTTCACTTTTCATTCAGAACGACGAAGTTGTAGGGATTGATCATGTGAGAGACTCATTGCTATCAAGTTTGGAGGGAGAGGAAGCTCACCGTATTGTCATTTCTGTCGCGGGTATGGGTGGTTCAGGTAAGACAACTTTAGTCGCGAAAGCCTATACTAGCCTGACCGTGAAGAAGAATTTCGACTGTTGTGCTTGGGTTTCTGTCTCACAAAATAACACAATTGAGGACCTGCTAAAAAAGCTGATCTCGGAGTTTTTCGATGAGAAGGAAGATCTGATCCCGAAAAACTTGAAGTCAATGGACTATAGGCAGTTGGTTGAGACTCTTGTGAAGTTCTTGAACAAAAAGAGGTATATTGTTGTATTTGATGATGTATGGAACAATAATTTCTGGAGACAAATAAGTGTTGCTCTTCCGGATGATAAAAACCGAAGCAGGATCATAATAACAACGCGAAATGAAGATATTGCAGCTTACCCTTATGGTCCTGGTGGCACACATGTTTTTGGTTCTAAACCTTTAGCTGATGACTATGCGTGGATGTTATTCTGCAACAAGGCTTTTTCGAGTCAGCCTAATTGCAAGTGTCCTCCTGAACTGGAGAAAATAGGCAGGAAATTGGCGAAAACATGTGAAGGTCTACCATTAGCACTTGTTGCTCTTGGAGGACTAATGGGGTCTAAAGATAGGTCGGAAATGAAATGGAGAGAAGTTTACGATAGCTTAAGTTGGCATATCAGCAACAATAAGTTATTGGATGAGGTTAAAACTGTTATGTTGTTGAGTTTCAATGATTTGCCTTACTATCTTAAGAACTGTTTTCTGTATTGTTGTCGTTTTCCGATGGGAGAATGGATTGGAGCTGGTAGACTCATTAGAATGTGGATGGCTGAAGGTTTTCTGGAAGAAAAGAACAGCTTGAATCCGGAAGAAGTCGGGAAAATCTATCTCAAAGAACTGATTTCAAGGAACTTACTCCAGGTTGTAAAGCATCAGAGTTTTATAAGGCCCAAGGTTTGCAAGTTGCACGATCTGATGTGGGAGCTAGCTCGTTCGATCTCAGAGAAGGAGAAATTCTTGTCTATATGTAGTGAAGTAGAATTGGAGAAAGACGAGATAAGAGCACGTAGATTGTCCGTGCACAATGTTGATGGAACACTTAAGATGAACGGTGATCTAACACATGTTCGATCTTTCTCCATGTTCAATTTCAAAGGGGAATCTAAGTTTTTGTTGGATGATCTTTTATCCAGGTTTAGACTACTGAGGGTGTTGGAGTTGAACGAAGCCAAAGTTGATACTTTACCTAACGAACTAGGTAAATTGTTCAATTTAAGGTACTTAAGTCTGAGTGGTACTGGAATAAAAGAGCTTCCAACGTCTGTGAATCGACTGAGGAACCTACAGACGTTAGATATTAGACGAACAGAAGTGAATGTACTCCCAAATGGAATCACCGAGCTGCATAATCTGCGACATCTACTGGCATATGGTAAAGAGATAGCAGCGGAACATTTTGCATACGTTAGAGGGGTGCAAGTTCCAGGCAAGCTGTGGAAGCTGAAGAACTTACAAGTACTTAATTGCATAGAGGCAAGCGCGGATATAGCACATAAGATAAGGAAAATGACTAAGCTTAGAAGGATTGAGCTCACAAATGTCAAAGAAGCATATATGAAGAATTTATGTTCGTCCATCGACAAACTTAAATTCCTTCACCATCTACTTTTGATGACAGTGGATGCAAATGCAATTCTTAAATTAGACGATCTCTCTGAGACTCCATTAATTTTCCGGAAGGTTACTTTGGTTGGAAGAATGTGCAAAGTGCCTCGTTGGTTTTCTTCGATGCCCAACGTTATGCATTTGCATTTGCATTGGAGCCAATTGCCAGAAGATCAGGATCCTATTCCCTGCATCAGTCAGCTTCCGAGTTTGGAGCATCTTGTGCTGGTTAATGCCTACACCAGCAAGAAACAGCTGCTCTTCAAATCAGGATTCCAAAAGCTCGAGGACCTACACGTTTCGTGCTTACCAGAGTTGGATAAAATGGTATTCCTGGAAGGAGTTATGCCAAAACTCGCTCGCCTGCATATACACGATTGTCCTAAACTGAAGGAGGTTCCTCAAGGACTTGACTATCTTACCCATTTGGAACAGATGAATCTGAAAGCAGCTTCATTAGAACTCGTTGAGAATATCCGTGGCAAAGGAAGTAGCAATCGTTCAAAGGCTGGACGGATCCCATCCATCAAACATTACTATGAGGTAGATGGTGTTAATTCATATGAAAGCCTGGCCTCTAACACATTGTGTCCAACAG ATTGA